One genomic segment of Chitinophaga sancti includes these proteins:
- a CDS encoding GH3 auxin-responsive promoter family protein has translation MKLKSLLAKPFASIVANRIRKEMQRAVEDQEAILEELIKTGRKTEFGKDHHFDNIHSYNDFRQAVPIRDYEQFKPYINKIKEGKQNILWKGLPIYLAKTSGTTSGVKYIPITKESISNHIDTARNALLNYMAETGHTDFADGKLIFLSGSPVLERVGGTPYGRLSGIVNHHVPRYLRTNQLPTYETNCIEDWETKLDKIVDETINQDMTLISGIPPWMQMYFDRLIERSGKPVGELFKNLNVLVYGGVNFEPYRAKLMASVGRPINTIETFPASEGFFAFQDTQEHKGLLLNTNSGIFYEFIPANEIFNEHPTRLSLKDVEVGVNYALVVSTNAGLWGYNIGDTVKFVSTNPYRLLVTGRIKHFISAFGEHVIGEEVEHSLMTAAKEDNLQITEFTVAPMVSPEAGELPYHEWFVEFENPPADINAFAKRVDDNLRKKNIYYDDLLTGNILQPLKIRTVKKQGFIDYMKSVGKLGGQNKVPRLSNDRALADELMNYLA, from the coding sequence ATGAAGCTTAAATCACTGCTTGCCAAACCATTTGCTTCCATTGTAGCCAACAGGATCAGGAAGGAGATGCAGAGGGCGGTAGAAGACCAGGAAGCTATCCTGGAGGAGTTGATTAAAACAGGCAGGAAGACCGAATTTGGAAAAGACCACCACTTTGACAATATCCATTCCTATAATGATTTCAGACAGGCAGTGCCTATCAGAGACTATGAACAGTTCAAACCTTATATTAATAAAATAAAAGAAGGCAAACAGAACATACTCTGGAAAGGCTTGCCCATTTACCTTGCCAAAACATCTGGTACCACCAGTGGGGTAAAGTATATTCCAATCACCAAGGAATCTATTTCTAATCATATTGATACAGCCAGGAATGCCCTGCTTAACTACATGGCAGAAACCGGGCACACTGACTTTGCCGATGGTAAACTCATTTTCCTCTCCGGCTCTCCCGTGCTGGAAAGGGTAGGGGGTACTCCTTATGGCCGCCTCAGTGGTATAGTGAACCATCACGTACCCCGCTACCTGCGTACCAATCAGCTGCCCACTTACGAAACCAACTGTATCGAAGACTGGGAAACCAAGCTGGATAAAATAGTAGATGAAACCATCAATCAGGATATGACCCTCATCTCTGGTATTCCGCCATGGATGCAGATGTACTTTGACAGATTGATAGAACGTAGTGGAAAGCCTGTGGGTGAACTGTTCAAAAACCTCAATGTACTCGTATATGGTGGTGTGAACTTTGAACCTTACCGTGCAAAACTAATGGCATCTGTAGGTCGTCCGATCAATACCATCGAGACTTTCCCGGCATCAGAAGGTTTCTTTGCCTTCCAGGATACACAGGAGCACAAAGGTCTTTTGCTCAATACCAACTCTGGTATATTCTACGAATTTATACCTGCTAATGAGATCTTTAACGAGCATCCTACCCGTCTTTCCCTGAAAGATGTGGAAGTGGGCGTCAACTACGCCCTCGTAGTCAGCACTAACGCAGGTCTCTGGGGATACAACATTGGCGATACAGTGAAGTTTGTATCCACCAATCCTTATCGTTTGCTGGTAACCGGTCGTATTAAACATTTCATTTCCGCCTTCGGTGAACACGTGATTGGGGAAGAAGTTGAGCACAGCCTTATGACAGCAGCGAAGGAAGATAATTTACAGATCACGGAGTTTACCGTGGCGCCTATGGTAAGTCCTGAAGCTGGTGAACTACCTTACCATGAATGGTTTGTGGAGTTCGAAAACCCGCCTGCAGACATTAACGCATTTGCAAAAAGAGTGGATGACAATCTTCGTAAAAAGAATATTTACTACGACGACCTGCTCACCGGCAACATTCTGCAACCATTAAAGATCAGAACAGTCAAGAAACAGGGTTTTATAGATTATATGAAGTCAGTTGGTAAACTGGGTGGTCAGAACAAGGTGCCCAGACTGAGTAATGACAGAGCATTAGCGGACGAGTTGATGAATTATCTGGCATAA
- a CDS encoding 1-deoxy-D-xylulose-5-phosphate reductoisomerase, giving the protein MSKKNIAIFGSTGSIGIQALEVIEAHPDKFSVEVLTAGVNADLLIEQALKFRPNAVVIADESKYESIKEVLFDKGIKVFAGAKAMVEVASWSSIDMMLAAIMGFAGLAPTLAAIEQGTPIALANKETLVVAGDIVMGTARKRNVPVIPVDSEHSAIFQCLMGESSAKVEKMILTASGGPFLGKKTNFLINVKKDHALQHPNWRMGPKITIDSATLMNKGLEMIEARWLFNIDPDKIEVVIHPQSIIHSLVQFVDGSMKAQMGLPDMKLPIQFALGYPTRLENDFPRFSFRNYSNLTFEQPDTKTFRNLGIAIEAMLKGGNAACVMNAANEEVVHAFLKNRIGFLQMTDVIEEIMGKVPFIEKPTLHDYYESDLAAREHANNMINAIII; this is encoded by the coding sequence ATGAGTAAGAAAAATATAGCCATTTTTGGCTCCACAGGATCAATTGGCATCCAGGCGCTGGAGGTAATAGAGGCGCATCCTGATAAGTTCAGTGTCGAAGTGTTGACCGCTGGTGTCAATGCTGATCTGCTCATAGAACAGGCCCTCAAATTCAGACCTAATGCAGTAGTGATCGCTGATGAATCAAAATACGAAAGCATAAAGGAAGTACTCTTTGACAAAGGCATCAAGGTATTTGCCGGTGCCAAAGCAATGGTAGAAGTAGCTTCCTGGAGCTCGATCGATATGATGCTGGCTGCCATCATGGGCTTTGCCGGCCTGGCGCCAACCCTGGCTGCTATTGAACAAGGTACCCCCATCGCCCTGGCGAACAAGGAAACCCTGGTCGTAGCTGGTGATATCGTAATGGGTACTGCCAGAAAAAGGAATGTACCTGTAATACCTGTAGATTCTGAGCACTCAGCGATCTTCCAGTGTTTGATGGGCGAGTCTTCGGCCAAAGTGGAAAAAATGATCCTCACTGCTTCAGGTGGTCCTTTCCTGGGTAAGAAAACCAACTTCCTCATTAATGTGAAAAAGGACCATGCCCTCCAGCATCCAAACTGGCGCATGGGACCCAAAATCACTATTGATAGTGCAACCCTCATGAACAAAGGGTTGGAAATGATCGAGGCACGCTGGCTCTTCAACATTGATCCTGACAAGATCGAGGTGGTAATCCATCCACAATCTATCATTCACTCCCTGGTACAGTTTGTAGATGGTAGCATGAAAGCCCAGATGGGTTTGCCTGATATGAAACTGCCTATCCAGTTTGCATTAGGGTATCCTACAAGATTGGAAAACGACTTTCCTCGTTTCTCATTCAGGAATTATTCCAACCTCACATTCGAACAACCGGATACCAAGACCTTCCGTAACCTGGGTATCGCTATCGAGGCAATGCTGAAGGGTGGTAATGCGGCGTGTGTGATGAATGCGGCAAATGAAGAGGTGGTACATGCGTTCCTGAAGAACCGTATCGGCTTCCTGCAGATGACAGATGTCATAGAAGAAATCATGGGCAAGGTGCCATTCATCGAAAAGCCGACCCTGCATGATTACTATGAAAGTGACCTGGCAGCAAGGGAACACGCGAATAATATGATCAACGCTATCATAATTTAA
- the rseP gene encoding RIP metalloprotease RseP — MTTQEILVKAGQLILSLSILVVLHELGHFIPAKLFKTRVEKFYLFFDPWFSLFKFRKGETEYGIGWLPLGGYVKISGMVDESMDREQLAKPPEPWEFRSKKAWQRLIIMIGGVTVNLLLGFLIYSMMLWHWGETYLPTANTTYGIAADSLAQTIGLRDGDMIVSVANEPVENFKAIPGKIVLREAKTIQISRDGQKIDIAIPEGFVGKMIKHKNSLMDVRVPFLVDTVAANTPADSAGIRKGDQILTLNGQPAYYYHEYKKEIVKDVNKTVPLQVLRGGDTVNLTVRVPEKAVLGLNVNIEKMFTFSIKHFTFFEAIPAGFNKCINTLVGYVQQLRLIFVSKEVKASESLGGFMTIAKLFPGEWDWMSFWEMTALLSIILAFMNILPIPALDGGHVLFLIYEMVTGRKPSEKFLEYAQIVGMVILFGLLLYANGLDIYRSIFGK, encoded by the coding sequence ATGACAACACAAGAAATATTGGTAAAAGCCGGGCAGTTGATACTGTCACTATCTATACTGGTAGTATTGCATGAGCTCGGACATTTTATCCCTGCAAAACTGTTTAAGACGCGCGTAGAGAAATTTTATCTCTTTTTTGACCCCTGGTTTTCATTATTCAAATTCAGGAAAGGTGAGACGGAGTATGGTATAGGTTGGTTGCCATTGGGTGGTTATGTTAAGATCTCCGGCATGGTAGATGAAAGCATGGACCGCGAACAGCTGGCCAAGCCACCGGAGCCATGGGAATTCCGTTCCAAAAAAGCATGGCAGCGTCTCATTATCATGATTGGTGGTGTGACGGTGAACCTGCTGTTAGGTTTCCTCATCTATTCCATGATGTTATGGCATTGGGGTGAAACTTACCTGCCTACAGCAAACACCACTTACGGTATTGCTGCCGATTCACTGGCGCAGACGATTGGACTGAGAGATGGAGATATGATCGTGAGTGTAGCGAATGAACCTGTGGAAAACTTCAAAGCGATTCCTGGTAAGATTGTACTGCGTGAAGCAAAAACTATCCAGATCTCCCGCGATGGACAGAAAATAGATATCGCCATTCCGGAAGGATTTGTGGGTAAGATGATCAAGCATAAGAATTCTCTCATGGATGTGAGAGTGCCTTTCCTGGTAGATACAGTAGCTGCCAATACACCGGCAGATAGTGCTGGTATCCGTAAGGGCGACCAGATCCTGACATTGAATGGACAGCCGGCTTATTATTACCATGAGTACAAAAAGGAAATTGTAAAAGATGTGAATAAGACCGTACCACTGCAGGTATTGCGTGGTGGAGATACGGTGAACTTAACGGTGCGTGTACCTGAAAAAGCGGTGTTAGGTTTGAATGTGAACATCGAGAAGATGTTTACATTCTCAATCAAACATTTTACATTCTTTGAAGCGATTCCGGCTGGTTTTAATAAGTGTATTAATACGCTGGTGGGTTATGTGCAGCAGTTGCGTTTGATCTTTGTGTCTAAAGAAGTAAAGGCGAGTGAGTCTTTGGGTGGTTTTATGACGATAGCGAAGTTGTTTCCTGGCGAGTGGGATTGGATGTCATTCTGGGAGATGACGGCATTGTTGTCTATCATATTGGCGTTTATGAACATTCTGCCGATTCCTGCGTTAGATGGGGGGCATGTGTTATTCCTGATTTATGAGATGGTAACAGGTAGAAAGCCGAGTGAGAAATTCCTGGAGTATGCACAGATAGTGGGGATGGTGATATTGTTTGGGTTGCTGTTGTATGCGAATGGGTTGGATATTTACAGAAGTATATTTGGGAAGTAA
- a CDS encoding site-specific integrase: protein MNVLNTRYNFWLAKSKINSQGKVPIYMRITVGAERAEISTGIYINIKNWDEKRQTIKGKDIDVDINNAKLDQLIKSFKSSVKELIDNEVEYTSETLKNKILGKDVIYKSLIPIFESHIKKMEELEGKDYAPSTIKRYKTTLTHVQEFIKYKHKQTDVLLSHLNLSFVNELEHYFKTVKNCNHNSSVKYIKNLRSVINQAVANGFIEKDPFANYKAKIKPVEMEFLNEAEIAKIEEKQFDIVRMENIKKIFLFQIYTGLAYVDIENLRKSNIVEVQGKKWINTSRTKTNIPVRLPLIKKALELIDLTIPGDKIFNVPSNQKFNSYLKELGAICGINKNLCTHMARRTFATTITLLNGVSIDAVSKMLGHTKISTTQIYAKVVDEKILKEMEKIDE, encoded by the coding sequence ATGAATGTTTTAAATACAAGATATAATTTTTGGTTAGCCAAATCAAAGATAAATTCACAGGGAAAAGTACCCATCTATATGCGGATTACTGTGGGTGCTGAAAGAGCAGAAATATCTACAGGGATATATATAAATATCAAAAACTGGGATGAAAAGCGGCAAACAATAAAAGGGAAAGATATTGATGTAGATATTAATAACGCAAAACTTGATCAATTAATAAAATCCTTCAAATCATCGGTAAAAGAACTTATTGATAATGAAGTAGAATACACTTCCGAAACCCTGAAGAATAAAATTCTGGGCAAGGATGTTATTTATAAATCCCTAATTCCAATTTTTGAATCTCACATAAAGAAAATGGAAGAATTGGAAGGGAAAGATTACGCACCATCCACCATTAAACGCTACAAGACAACTTTAACCCATGTACAAGAATTCATAAAATATAAACACAAACAAACCGATGTGTTGTTGTCACACCTAAATCTTTCCTTTGTAAATGAATTAGAACATTATTTTAAAACTGTTAAAAATTGCAATCATAATTCTTCCGTCAAGTACATAAAGAATTTAAGAAGTGTTATCAATCAGGCAGTGGCTAATGGTTTTATTGAAAAAGACCCGTTTGCCAATTATAAGGCAAAAATAAAACCAGTAGAGATGGAATTTTTAAATGAAGCTGAAATTGCCAAGATTGAAGAAAAGCAATTTGATATTGTAAGGATGGAGAATATCAAAAAGATATTTCTGTTTCAAATTTACACGGGGTTAGCTTATGTTGATATAGAGAATTTAAGGAAAAGTAATATAGTAGAAGTTCAGGGGAAAAAATGGATCAATACCAGTAGAACAAAAACAAACATCCCTGTACGTCTGCCATTGATTAAAAAAGCCTTGGAACTAATTGATCTAACTATTCCCGGTGATAAAATATTCAATGTACCAAGTAATCAAAAATTCAATAGCTATTTAAAGGAATTAGGAGCCATTTGTGGCATTAATAAGAACCTTTGCACCCATATGGCAAGAAGAACATTTGCTACCACTATAACCCTTTTAAATGGCGTTTCTATTGATGCTGTAAGTAAGATGCTTGGTCATACTAAAATATCAACCACCCAAATCTATGCTAAGGTTGTTGATGAAAAAATATTAAAGGAAATGGAAAAAATTGATGAATAA
- a CDS encoding energy transducer TonB: MNRFIGFEYLLTFLFILPLHKSGYSQGINYTGTYSITKDKYSPLLLIKQKKDTIFYEIWNFGGLTPGSRIGNTYGKVKLNDNTIIDISENPENNNLDTLVIQFSQVSAKISTKLGSNVFPGFETTNISPDGLYKKTNSTPPKFSFSENDFNESLTSTTVGKNPPPKEQDELNLFGGAIKLKAGDIILINNPSHKPSGNVWSYEYVYSDFWPNMPERSGKLTGRFNLTTIVKKLNIEGNRGYTLVTTTLNGKNYDIVINLKNAIISHEIELPNQNVISKMALFKSYLLSVDNISDNIVIGYINNFEPVQGELDEFKKRRVIQNTKLKLDSIKSQPAKKNGFIYFSNVQFSEYNFNNHSFKTDGVENNFRFDFDSDINGESRVIKVSCRNIYKELDIPMDEGKAEVITNRYFKNTDRTVYCIYTIDFTNVSTVIVKSGADRMYSVEKAIEQQGNIKSIAFFGDADYTNKIAEYNWPPDAEPKNAKAADRHASFPGGDDAFKTFMLNIHYPREAQEKVIHGTVFIKFIVDETGKIVNPSPVTHLGAGLEEEGLRLVKLMPNWLPAIKDGNPVKEEVNLPLKFSLQ; encoded by the coding sequence ATGAATAGATTTATAGGGTTTGAATATTTGCTCACATTTTTATTTATTTTACCATTACATAAATCCGGGTATTCACAAGGAATTAACTATACGGGTACTTATTCCATCACTAAGGATAAATATTCTCCTTTATTATTAATTAAACAAAAAAAGGACACCATTTTTTATGAAATTTGGAATTTTGGTGGTCTAACACCAGGTTCAAGGATTGGGAACACATACGGTAAAGTCAAACTAAACGATAATACTATAATTGATATATCAGAAAATCCTGAAAATAATAATTTAGATACGTTGGTTATTCAATTTTCCCAGGTCTCTGCCAAAATTAGTACAAAACTAGGTTCAAATGTATTTCCTGGTTTTGAGACAACAAACATAAGTCCTGATGGTCTTTATAAGAAAACTAATAGCACCCCACCAAAATTCAGCTTTTCAGAGAATGATTTCAATGAATCCTTAACTTCAACTACAGTCGGCAAAAATCCACCTCCTAAAGAACAGGATGAATTGAACTTATTTGGTGGTGCAATTAAATTAAAAGCTGGCGATATCATTTTAATAAATAACCCCTCACATAAACCTTCAGGTAATGTATGGAGCTACGAATATGTGTACAGTGATTTTTGGCCCAATATGCCAGAAAGAAGTGGCAAACTTACTGGTCGTTTTAACTTAACCACAATTGTCAAAAAATTAAATATTGAAGGAAATAGAGGATATACACTTGTAACAACAACTCTAAATGGAAAAAACTACGACATAGTTATTAATCTAAAAAATGCTATAATTAGCCATGAGATTGAATTACCCAATCAAAATGTAATTAGTAAGATGGCGCTGTTTAAATCGTATTTACTATCTGTAGATAATATTTCCGACAATATTGTTATTGGTTACATTAATAATTTCGAACCTGTACAAGGAGAATTGGATGAATTTAAAAAAAGGAGAGTGATACAAAATACTAAATTAAAACTTGATTCAATAAAAAGTCAACCTGCTAAGAAAAATGGATTCATTTATTTTTCAAATGTTCAGTTTAGTGAATATAATTTCAATAATCATTCATTTAAAACCGATGGAGTGGAAAATAACTTCCGATTTGATTTTGACAGTGATATTAATGGGGAAAGTAGGGTAATTAAGGTAAGTTGCAGAAACATATATAAGGAGTTAGATATCCCCATGGACGAAGGAAAGGCAGAAGTAATAACTAACAGGTACTTCAAAAACACGGATCGGACTGTTTATTGTATTTATACAATAGACTTCACTAATGTAAGTACGGTAATAGTAAAATCAGGAGCTGATAGAATGTATAGTGTAGAAAAGGCAATTGAACAACAAGGAAATATTAAGTCCATAGCATTCTTTGGGGATGCTGATTATACTAACAAAATTGCAGAATATAATTGGCCTCCGGATGCTGAACCTAAGAATGCAAAAGCAGCAGATAGACATGCAAGTTTTCCAGGAGGGGATGATGCTTTTAAAACATTCATGCTAAATATTCATTATCCAAGAGAGGCCCAAGAAAAAGTTATACATGGTACTGTATTCATCAAATTTATTGTTGATGAAACAGGTAAAATCGTTAATCCTAGCCCAGTTACACATTTAGGTGCAGGCTTGGAAGAAGAAGGATTAAGGCTAGTAAAATTAATGCCCAATTGGTTACCAGCAATTAAAGATGGTAACCCAGTGAAAGAAGAAGTAAACTTACCATTAAAGTTTAGCTTACAATAA
- a CDS encoding phage holin family protein → MYPYALTIIRKIIDNTIHASLWNNILKILIAVWLFFAGIHTYIYCIIALTILDIATGIPASMKKGVPFKSRILRKGLIEKVVLYLIMLIAVFILELVVKTAIEYDSFYMVLVVTMCISTYELTSILENIAILRPELPFISRLIKLSNKIQEKTLDIAEDRVDKTKI, encoded by the coding sequence ATGTATCCCTATGCCCTTACCATTATCAGAAAGATAATTGACAACACCATACACGCTTCCCTTTGGAATAATATTTTAAAAATCCTTATTGCCGTTTGGTTATTCTTTGCCGGAATCCATACCTACATTTACTGTATCATTGCCCTTACCATATTAGATATTGCTACCGGTATCCCTGCCAGTATGAAAAAGGGAGTGCCGTTTAAATCACGCATACTTAGAAAGGGGTTGATTGAAAAGGTTGTGCTTTACCTTATCATGCTTATCGCTGTATTCATTCTTGAATTGGTTGTAAAAACTGCTATTGAATATGATTCATTCTATATGGTACTGGTCGTAACTATGTGTATATCAACCTATGAACTAACATCTATCCTTGAAAATATAGCCATCCTTAGACCTGAATTACCTTTTATATCCAGGTTGATTAAATTGTCAAATAAGATTCAAGAAAAAACATTAGATATTGCTGAAGATAGGGTAGATAAAACAAAAATTTAA
- a CDS encoding XkdF-like putative serine protease domain-containing protein → MKKDIPIYELFIDPEDESIVNMVSLVDKPATEKTFQVFNEQKELKFNINEDKQELLGIAMVPDMKIYRRDESGNEYNVFFSKETIRQIAQTFFKNNLSNNVNLAHTDILANSFIFQSFIVDSDKGITYPDAVDGSWIIGVKVVDDNVWKDVLDGKFRGYSVEGLFKYESNQVKQDKATTDEDLMTLLKKFNSMYTKPVF, encoded by the coding sequence ATGAAAAAAGATATACCTATCTATGAATTATTTATTGACCCGGAAGATGAATCTATAGTGAATATGGTGTCACTTGTAGATAAACCCGCTACGGAAAAGACATTTCAAGTATTTAATGAACAAAAAGAATTGAAGTTTAATATTAATGAGGATAAACAAGAACTACTAGGCATTGCTATGGTGCCAGATATGAAAATCTACCGTCGTGATGAATCAGGTAATGAATATAATGTGTTTTTCAGCAAAGAAACCATTCGACAAATAGCCCAAACATTTTTTAAAAACAACCTGTCCAACAATGTTAATCTAGCTCACACTGACATACTAGCAAACAGTTTTATATTTCAATCCTTTATTGTTGATTCCGATAAGGGAATTACTTATCCAGATGCTGTTGATGGGTCATGGATTATAGGAGTTAAAGTTGTAGATGATAACGTTTGGAAAGATGTATTAGATGGGAAATTTAGAGGTTATAGTGTTGAAGGTTTGTTTAAATACGAAAGTAACCAGGTCAAACAGGACAAAGCCACTACTGATGAGGATTTGATGACCTTACTAAAGAAATTCAATTCAATGTACACTAAGCCGGTTTTTTAA